From the Hymenobacter yonginensis genome, one window contains:
- the rpoB gene encoding DNA-directed RNA polymerase subunit beta, translating to MQKLQAADERINFAKIKKVIEYPDFLDVQVRSFMDFFQLETAAENRTDEGLFKVFAENFPISDSRENFVLTFLDYHVDPPKYSVDECIDRGLTYSVPLKAKLRLVCNDSDNEDFETIEQEVFLGNIPYMTEKGSFVINGAERVIVSQLHRSPGVFFAQSKHTNGTKLYSARIIPFKGSWIEFATDVNNVMYAYIDRKKKFPVTTLLRAIGYGTDKDILDLFGLSEEVKADKKNLKKAVGRKLAARVLRTWTEDFVDEDTGEVVSIDRNEVLLERDSTIEEEDIDTILNAGAKSVILHRENVNIADYAIIYNTLQKDNSNSEKEAVEQIYRQLRNTEAPDEETARDIIQKLFFSDKRYDLGDVGRYRINKKLGIDTGWDARVLTNEDIVLIVKYLIGLINSKAIVDDIDHLSNRRVRTVGEQLYAQFGVGLARMARTIKERMNVRDNEDFKPVDLINARTLSSVINSFFGTNQLSQFMDQTNPLAEVTHKRRVSALGPGGLSRERAGFEVRDVHYTHYGRLCTIETPEGPNIGLISSLCVHARVNSMGFIETPYRTVENGKVDTTEHVKYLTAEEEDTHHIAQANARIDDEGNFINDLVKGRFEGDFPVVGPDEYSYMDVAPNQIVSVAASLIPFLEHDDANRALMGSNMQRQAVPLLKAEAPIVGTGLEGRVATDSRTLVVAEGNGVIDYVDANRIVVKYDLTEDDILVSFDAEKISYDLIKFRRTNQDTCINLTPLVKNGERVVKGQVLCEGYGTNKGELALGRNMQVAFMPWQGYNFEDAIVISEKVVRDDIFTSIHIEEFELEVRETKRGEEELTSEIPNVSEEAVRNLDDNGIIRLGAEVREGDILIGKITPKGETDPTPEEKLLRAIFGDKAGDVKDASLKAPPSLQGVVIGTKLFSRPKKDKNLRAKSKKEVEELKDSYAKELRGIKSIMIEKLIQLLEGKTSQGIKHKFGDEILTKGVKFGKKNITEALFPEKNPYKDESNYAVPEEVNMFKDLVLEGWTADARVNTMVAQLVKNYAKKRNTITARFKRDRFTLEVGDELPAGIVQLAKVYIAKKRKLKVGDKMAGRHGNKGVVARIVRDEDMPFLPDGTPMDIVLNPLGVPSRMNIGQIYETVLGWAGLKLGRTYATPIFDGATEEEVSKELTEAGLPTFGRAYLHDGLTGQRFDQPVTVGVIYMLKLGHLVDDKMHARSIGPYSLITQQPLGGKAQFGGQRFGEMEVWALEAFGASNVLQEILTVKSDDVVGRAKAYEAIVKGDVLPKPNIPESFNVLIHELRGLALEITLD from the coding sequence CTGCAAAAGCTGCAAGCTGCTGACGAGCGGATCAACTTCGCCAAGATTAAAAAGGTTATTGAGTATCCGGATTTCCTGGACGTGCAGGTTCGCTCGTTCATGGATTTCTTCCAGTTGGAAACGGCTGCCGAGAACCGTACCGATGAGGGTCTGTTCAAAGTATTCGCCGAAAACTTTCCGATTTCGGACTCGCGCGAAAACTTCGTGCTGACCTTCCTCGATTACCACGTTGACCCGCCCAAGTACTCGGTTGACGAGTGCATTGACCGCGGCCTCACGTACTCGGTTCCGCTGAAAGCCAAGTTGCGCTTGGTCTGCAATGACTCGGACAACGAGGATTTCGAAACGATTGAGCAGGAAGTGTTCCTAGGGAACATTCCCTACATGACCGAAAAGGGCTCGTTCGTTATCAACGGCGCTGAGCGCGTTATCGTATCGCAGCTGCACCGTTCGCCGGGCGTATTCTTCGCTCAGAGCAAGCACACGAACGGTACCAAGCTGTACTCGGCCCGGATCATCCCGTTTAAAGGCTCGTGGATTGAGTTTGCCACGGACGTGAACAACGTGATGTACGCGTACATCGACCGGAAGAAGAAATTCCCGGTTACGACGCTGCTGCGCGCCATCGGCTACGGCACCGACAAAGACATTCTCGACCTGTTCGGGCTGTCGGAGGAAGTGAAGGCCGATAAAAAGAATCTCAAGAAAGCCGTCGGCCGCAAGCTTGCCGCCCGGGTGCTCCGCACCTGGACGGAAGACTTCGTGGACGAGGACACCGGGGAGGTGGTTTCCATCGACCGGAACGAGGTACTGTTGGAGCGCGACTCTACTATCGAGGAGGAGGACATTGACACGATCCTGAACGCCGGGGCCAAGTCGGTGATTCTGCACCGCGAGAACGTAAACATTGCCGACTACGCAATCATTTACAACACGCTGCAGAAGGACAACTCCAACTCGGAGAAAGAAGCCGTGGAGCAAATCTATCGTCAGCTCCGGAACACGGAGGCTCCCGACGAAGAGACGGCCCGCGACATCATCCAAAAGCTATTCTTCTCGGATAAGCGCTACGACCTCGGGGACGTAGGCCGCTACCGTATCAATAAGAAACTGGGTATTGACACTGGTTGGGACGCCCGCGTACTGACCAATGAGGACATCGTCCTCATCGTGAAATACCTGATCGGTCTGATCAACTCGAAGGCCATTGTCGATGACATTGACCACTTGAGCAACCGCCGCGTGCGCACCGTGGGCGAGCAGCTCTATGCCCAGTTCGGCGTGGGCCTGGCCCGCATGGCGCGTACCATCAAGGAGCGCATGAACGTGCGTGACAACGAGGACTTCAAGCCGGTTGATCTGATCAACGCCCGGACGCTGTCGTCGGTTATCAACTCGTTCTTCGGCACCAACCAGCTGTCGCAGTTCATGGACCAGACCAACCCACTGGCCGAGGTGACGCACAAGCGTCGCGTATCGGCACTGGGGCCGGGAGGTCTGTCGCGCGAGCGGGCTGGCTTCGAAGTACGTGACGTTCACTACACGCACTACGGCCGCCTCTGCACCATCGAAACGCCAGAAGGCCCGAACATCGGTCTGATTTCGTCGCTGTGTGTGCACGCCCGGGTTAACTCGATGGGCTTCATCGAGACGCCTTACCGTACGGTAGAGAACGGCAAGGTGGATACTACCGAGCACGTGAAGTACCTGACCGCTGAGGAAGAAGACACCCACCACATCGCGCAGGCCAACGCCCGGATCGACGACGAAGGCAACTTCATCAACGACTTGGTAAAAGGCCGTTTCGAGGGTGACTTCCCCGTGGTTGGTCCGGACGAGTACAGCTACATGGACGTAGCCCCGAACCAGATTGTATCGGTAGCTGCTTCACTGATTCCGTTCCTGGAGCACGACGATGCTAACCGGGCACTGATGGGCTCGAACATGCAGCGCCAGGCAGTTCCGCTGCTGAAAGCCGAGGCTCCGATTGTGGGCACCGGTCTGGAAGGCCGCGTAGCTACCGACTCGCGCACGCTGGTAGTAGCTGAAGGCAACGGCGTAATCGACTACGTAGATGCCAACCGCATCGTCGTGAAATACGACCTGACGGAAGACGACATCCTCGTGAGCTTCGACGCTGAGAAGATTTCCTACGACCTGATCAAATTCCGTCGTACCAACCAGGACACCTGCATCAACCTGACGCCGCTCGTGAAGAACGGTGAGCGGGTGGTGAAAGGCCAGGTGCTGTGCGAAGGCTACGGCACCAACAAAGGTGAGCTGGCTCTGGGCAGGAACATGCAGGTGGCGTTCATGCCGTGGCAGGGCTACAACTTCGAGGATGCTATTGTCATCTCGGAGAAAGTAGTGCGCGACGACATCTTCACCTCGATTCACATTGAGGAGTTTGAGCTGGAAGTGCGCGAAACCAAGCGCGGCGAAGAAGAGCTGACCTCGGAGATTCCGAACGTAAGCGAAGAAGCCGTGCGCAACCTCGACGACAACGGTATCATCCGTCTGGGCGCTGAGGTGCGGGAAGGCGACATCCTGATCGGTAAGATTACGCCAAAGGGCGAAACCGACCCGACTCCGGAAGAGAAGCTGCTCCGCGCCATCTTCGGCGACAAAGCCGGCGACGTGAAGGATGCCTCCCTTAAGGCGCCACCGTCCCTGCAGGGTGTGGTTATCGGTACTAAGCTGTTCTCGCGTCCGAAAAAAGACAAAAACCTGCGGGCCAAGTCGAAGAAGGAAGTGGAAGAGCTGAAGGACTCGTACGCCAAGGAGCTCCGCGGCATCAAGTCCATTATGATTGAGAAGCTGATTCAGCTCCTGGAAGGCAAAACCTCCCAGGGTATCAAGCATAAGTTCGGCGACGAAATCCTGACCAAGGGTGTGAAATTCGGGAAGAAGAACATCACGGAAGCGCTGTTCCCCGAGAAGAACCCCTATAAGGACGAGAGCAACTACGCCGTGCCCGAGGAGGTGAACATGTTCAAAGACCTCGTGCTGGAAGGCTGGACTGCCGATGCCCGTGTGAACACCATGGTAGCGCAGCTGGTGAAAAACTACGCCAAGAAGCGCAACACCATCACGGCCCGCTTCAAGCGTGACCGGTTTACGCTGGAGGTTGGCGACGAGCTGCCCGCCGGTATCGTACAGCTGGCCAAAGTGTACATCGCCAAGAAGCGCAAGCTGAAGGTGGGTGACAAGATGGCTGGTCGTCACGGTAACAAAGGGGTAGTAGCCCGCATCGTGCGCGATGAGGACATGCCTTTCCTGCCCGACGGCACTCCGATGGACATCGTGCTCAACCCGCTGGGTGTACCAAGCCGGATGAACATCGGTCAGATTTACGAGACGGTACTGGGCTGGGCCGGCCTGAAGCTGGGCCGCACCTACGCTACCCCGATTTTCGACGGTGCTACCGAAGAGGAAGTATCGAAGGAACTGACGGAAGCCGGGCTGCCGACCTTCGGCCGCGCGTACCTGCACGACGGCCTCACCGGCCAGCGTTTCGACCAGCCGGTAACAGTGGGTGTTATCTACATGCTGAAACTGGGTCACCTGGTGGATGACAAGATGCACGCCCGTTCTATCGGACCGTACTCGCTCATCACGCAGCAGCCGCTGGGTGGTAAAGCCCAGTTCGGTGGTCAGCGCTTCGGTGAGATGGAAGTGTGGGCACTGGAGGCCTTCGGTGCTTCCAACGTGCTGCAGGAAATCCTCACCGTGAAGTCGGATGACGTGGTAGGCCGCGCCAAAGCGTACGAAGCCATTGTAAAAGGCGACGTGCTGCCCAAGCCGAATATCCCTGAGTCGTTCAACGTACTCATCCATGAGCTACGTGGTCTGGCCCTGGAAATCACGCTTGACTAA
- the rplL gene encoding 50S ribosomal protein L7/L12, with protein sequence MADLKAFAEQLVSLTVKEVNELATILKDEYGIEPAAAAPVMMAGGGAAAADAPEEKTTFDVILKAAGGQKLAVVKLVKDLTGLGLKEAKELVDGAPKPLKEGVAKDEAESLKKQLEEAGAEVEVK encoded by the coding sequence ATGGCAGATTTGAAAGCATTCGCCGAGCAGCTCGTTAGCCTGACGGTAAAAGAAGTAAACGAACTGGCTACCATCCTGAAGGACGAGTACGGCATCGAGCCCGCTGCTGCTGCTCCCGTAATGATGGCCGGTGGTGGCGCTGCCGCTGCTGACGCTCCTGAGGAGAAAACCACGTTCGACGTGATCCTGAAAGCTGCCGGTGGCCAGAAACTGGCTGTTGTGAAGCTGGTGAAAGACCTGACCGGTCTGGGCCTGAAAGAAGCCAAAGAACTGGTTGACGGCGCTCCTAAGCCACTGAAAGAAGGTGTTGCTAAGGATGAAGCTGAGTCGCTGAAGAAGCAACTGGAAGAAGCCGGCGCTGAAGTAGAAGTTAAGTAA
- the rplJ gene encoding 50S ribosomal protein L10 yields the protein MIREEKQALVDELSEKFQSHNAFYIADASGMSVAKINEFRRLCFNRGLEFKVYKNTFIRKALDTLGGDTSEMDAALVGQSGILFSKESGNAPAKLLQDFYKAQNYGKNVEPKPAFKGAYIDAGVYVGASQLSTLSTLKGKNELIGDVIGLLQSPAKNVISALSSGGNKLAGILKTLSEKEEVAG from the coding sequence ATGATCCGGGAAGAAAAACAAGCCCTCGTCGACGAGTTGAGCGAGAAGTTCCAATCGCACAACGCGTTCTACATTGCCGATGCTTCGGGAATGTCGGTGGCGAAAATCAACGAATTCCGTCGCCTGTGCTTCAACCGCGGCCTGGAGTTCAAAGTCTACAAGAACACGTTCATCCGCAAGGCACTCGACACCCTCGGTGGCGACACGTCGGAGATGGACGCGGCGTTGGTTGGCCAGTCGGGCATCCTGTTCTCGAAAGAGTCGGGTAACGCTCCTGCCAAACTGCTGCAAGACTTCTACAAGGCGCAGAACTACGGCAAGAACGTAGAGCCTAAGCCCGCCTTCAAAGGTGCCTACATTGATGCTGGTGTGTACGTTGGCGCTAGCCAACTGAGCACGCTGAGCACGCTGAAAGGCAAAAACGAGCTTATCGGTGACGTTATCGGTCTGCTCCAGTCGCCTGCCAAGAATGTTATTTCTGCTCTGTCGAGCGGCGGCAACAAACTGGCTGGTATCCTCAAAACGCTTTCCGAAAAAGAAGAGGTTGCAGGCTAA